The genomic segment aataaattttaaacataaataaataaaatttatgtttaaatCAGACTAGAacctgatacacacacacacagatttacttcaagggattggctTATGCATTTGTGGGTCTCGCAGGTCCAAAATCCCTAGGTCAGGCAGCAAGCCAAAGACTTCTTCCAGCTTAAGTCCCAAGACCcacaggtcagacagtaggccaGAGAATTCTGCAAGCTTATGTCCCAAgatacttttgtttctttatttacCTCTTTATTATCCGTTGTACTTTCCCAGCTACTATCTATACATTTAGAGTATGGTCATGAGAATTAGCATATCCCTCACtagatatcaaaaaaaaaaaaaaaaaagatatcaaaggaGGAAGGAAATCAAGTTAAATGCTAGCAGATCAAAATCATCTCATCTACATATGTGTTTGATTACAGAATAAATAGCAAGAAACATTTATCACAGTCAAATTGGTAGATAACAGGACAAATTATTCATGGTGTTAACCGGGGCACAGATAACTCTTTTTTAGCCTCAGAAAGTACAATGAAAATGTGATTCAGAAGAtcccttttattaaaaaaaaaaaaaaaaaagaaaaacacgtAATATACCAAGAGATATATTACgtgtggcgtagcggttaagtgctacggctgctaacctaagggtcggcagttcgaatccgccaggcgctccttggaaactctatggggcagttctactctgtcgtatagggtcgctatgagtcggaatcgactcgacggcactggtttttttttttttttttttatatagactaAGGGAGAGTTTAATAAGGGTTCCAGAGTATGAGCCCTATTGAATCACTTAAGAAAGCAGTTAAACAGAAAAAAGGGATATTGGGGCTAATATGATATTTAATTTGAGATACAAATGTAATGATTAATATAAATTTGAATGATTATAAGGAAAATAATCTATTTGTCTGTGCTTTATAATTGCTTTTTTCTACAGAACCAAAGAGAATGTGGAGTcctgtggtgcaatggataagagctcgcctgctaaccagaaaggttggaagttcgaatccaccagccactccttgaaaaccctaggggcagttctgctctgtcctatagcatcgacatgatggcacataacaatgacaacaaaaaaagagaatgtaATTATATGTACTAGAAATATGATCAAATAACATTAGCTTATTTCATAGTTTATTAGAAAATAATGTACATTTTGTACTAAATGCAAATTTTACATGGATTCTTAAAGACCCCTTGGAAGGCCTTTTTTACCTCTTTGTTCCTTAAGCTATATGTATATGAAGGGGTAAACatgggaaagagccctggtggtgcagtggttaagagctactgtgagctaagtctgctaaccaaaaggtcagcagtttgaaaccctatggggcacttctactctttcCTGGGGGGTTGAtatgggttgaaattgactctacagcaatgggtttttaaacaTGGGACTAATTAAAGTATGAAACACAGAGGCAATTTTGTCACTGTTAAAAGAATGAGCAGATACAGGCTGTACCTACGTCAATAATAGGGCCCCATAGAACATAACCACTACTGCCATATGAGAACCACATGCTGAGGAAGATTTTTTACCCTGCTCAGCAGAATACATTCAAAATATGGCCATCAGAATCAGCATGTAGGACACCAGGGTTACCAGAAGGGAGGACATCAAATTAAATGCTGAAGATATTAAGAGCAACAATTCTACTTCTGATGCATTTGAGCAGAGTAACAGCATAAAGGGAGCATCATCACAGAAGAAACCGTATATTACATTAAAGCCACAGAAGGTCAATATAAAAATTGTACTGATGTTTATTAGCGAATGCACAGTACAGAAAAGGTATGAAATATCCATGAACACATGACCAAGTGTCTGGGATATAACTTTATAGAGAAGAAGGTTACGGATGGCCACACAGCAGTCATCAGCCATGGTTGCCGTGATGAAGACTTCCGTGATCGTGAATAAAATAGTAGAAAACCATTTGTGTGGTACATGCATAATTGGAAATGTTAGTTTGATTCACAACCGTATTTACTAGACTCTTGGGGTAAATAAGAGTAGAATTACCAAGATCAATCAAGGCCAGTTTTCtgatgaaaaaaaatacatagatgaGTAACACTTTTTGGTCCCGTGGCTGGCTATGATGTGCAGGAGAGTGGCAGTAATCTAGGAATCTTCTCATTTTGGTGTGATTTTACAAGCCTTGACCAGTAGATTGAGTGCCGGACATTACTGATGATTGATGAGCCACTTCCAACCCTTCTTCCTAGACAAATACCgtaacaaagaatattgaatataccacggactgccaaaagaacaaacaaatctgtcttggaagaagtacaaccaaaatgctccctagaagcaaggatagcgaaactgcgtcttacatactttgggcatgttgtcaggagggatcagtccctggagaaggacataatgcttggtatagtacagggtcagtggaaaggggaagaccctcagcaaggtagattgacaaagtggctacaacaatgggcccaagcttaacaacgattgtaaggatggcgcaggaccgggcactgtttcattctgtcgtgcatagggtctctatgagttggaactgactcaacggcacctaacaacaacaacaacagagacttCTGAAAACCTACAGAATGATAAATTTGCTTCCCTGCAGGACACTGTAGCTAAACAGCCTAAGCAGATACGAGAATTACAGTCTCAAATCCAGTCTAACACTGTTTCTCCGTCTCCTGCCTCTGATTCTCCAGAGGCtggttctctctttctttctttacccGCTATGCCTCTTGAAAAACCTAGTAATCCCTTGTCAGAACTTCAGAACTTCCCTTTCTCTCCAGGGATTTTTCAGATTCTCCGTACGCAATTCCTGAAATGACTTTCAAAAATCATTCCCCTCTGCCTAGAGTAGGCACTTGAGAAAATCTTAAGAGTGGGTGGGggagattatatatatacacatatacatatatatatatacacacacacagagagatatatatatacacacacatacatatatatacacacacatatatatacacacacatacatatatatactcacatacatatatacacacacacatatgtataaaacCTTTGTTCCTTAGACTCATAATGATTTACACAGTAtcgttaaaattttttttcagatattcAAAAAGATCCTTATATGTTTGCTAGGGAATTTAAGGTCTTAGTTGATTCATAGCAGCCTGAATTCAGTTAGTACACATGCTAGAAAGCCCTGGAGACATTCAAATGTGATTAGAGCATGCTGACTGGGAAATACTCAGGCAAGTCTTGCTAAACCCCAAAAGAATGACCAAGGAAATATTTAAAGACAtcccagaaaaaaggaaagaaaaagacttACATGAAGCTCTTAATAAATTCTTTTCTCCTGTAGTGAATTAGACAAAAATCCATTCTTGCATGCAAGCTAAAAATGGAAGTGTTTTATGCTGGCATTCTCTGAactttcagcttaagaaaaagTCATCAGCTTGGCAGGAAAAACCACTCCTGTTCTCAAGATAACAGGTTTGGCTCAATGAATTAGCTCAAACCATAGAAACCAAACAAACTGCTAAGACAAGTAAATTAATGACCTTACAGGCACAGCAGCTACAAAACCTACCCAAGTCATTTCAAAAAAGAAGCCTAAATATAAGGATGAGCTAGGACCTATTGAAAACAtgtagtctaaaaaaaaaaaaaagtccaaaccaAAAAGTCAAATAAACAGTAAAGCTACTATTATATTTACCTGAAAGCAATTAACAAATAAATTCTACAATGGAAAACACTGTATAtaagaaaggatatgaacataaaGCAGCTCTTCTACGTGTCTGTcaggttgtcatactgtgggggcttctgtgttgctgtgatggtggaagctatgccaccggtactcaAATACCAGTAGGCTCACCAACtgaggacaggtttcacctgagcttccagactaagacagactaggaagaaggacctggcggtctacttctgaaaagacttagctagtgaaaaccttaggaatagcagcagaacactgtttgttatagtaccagaagatgagcccctcaggttggaaggcactcaaaatactgctggggaatagctgcctcctcaaagtagagtatgccttaatgacgtggatggagtcaagctttggggaccttcatttgctgatgtggcaccactcaaaatgagaataaagagctgcaaacatccgttaataatcggaacctggaatatacaaagtctgaatctaggaaaattggaggttgacaaaaatgaagtggacaacataaactttgatatcctaggcactatcTATGTGttcttgagttggttccaactcatagtgaccctatgcacaacaggacaaatactgccaagtcctgagccatcctcacaaccattgctttgcttaagcccattgttgcagccactgtgccaacccatctcattgagaggcttcctctttttccctgaccttctactttaccaagcatggtgtccttctctaaggagtgatccctcctgacatgtccaaagtatgggaaatGAAGTCacactatctttgcttctaaggagcattctggttgtacttctttcaagacaaatttgttcatccttttggaaATCCAAGGTACGTTCAGTGCTTTtctgcaacaccacaattcaaaggcatgaattctttttctggtcttccttattcattgtccagcttttggatgtatataaggagattgaaaataccatggcttgggtcaggtgcaccttagtcttcaaggtgacagctttgctttttagcactttaaagagttttattgcagcagatttgcccaatgctgcaTTTTATCattgcatcctgattacatgtcaaAGCCGTGAGATTAAACACCCAAAAAACAAATCGGTCACCATTTAGAAAATGGAATCCATGCTGAAGATGACTTAAGTCTATACAGAATGTTGTTAAGGTAATCAAAATTTGTTCaaatgatcaaaaggagggaatgatatAGAGACCCAAAACTATATGCTTCACTGGAGTAAGGAGGCTAAAATGGAGTCCAGGCCTGGAATACATTTTGTGTAGAAAGTTTGTGGAATCAGAAAACTGAACTGGTTAATAATTACAGAGAGCTAGTGCAATTTTGTCTGTTACCTGGTATGTAAGGAAGTGTTTTCTTTGTAACCAAGTCAAGAATGAATGTCTTCAGTCCCCCCCGCCCAGGGAGGCTTTATGTAACCTCTACATTTCCAGAAAAGAATGTTTGGAATATCTTCTTTAATACCCCCCTCCTTTTATAAGCCCCCTACAGCCACTAATTAGCAGTTAGTCAGCAAAGCACATATCACCAAGTGGTAAGTAAgcaaccaaaaacaccaaacctagtGCCTAGTCAACAAAAATTCTTTAAACCTGTCACTGTAAAGATCTTGCTTCTGTTATCATGCCTTTAACAATGACGTATTGAGGAAAAACAAATCAGAATTTTTCTTAACTTTACTTCATTCTGTAATTGCATATTAGACCCTTCAGGGCTGTGAATTAAAGGACCCATTAGTTTTTTGTGCCCAGTGCAAGCTGATGATTCCCTCTTTGGAATTATATTCTTTATCTTGGCTTAACAAAGATTCATTTTGATTGGATTTGTGTCTGGGGTCTTTTTCCCCTACCACAATCATGAATTTATTTGTCCTGTTGACATGTTCTTCCTTCTTTACCAATATAACATTCTCCAAATTAATTGAAAATGTGAATTAGAAAATGTATCAATATTTTCTTCTGGTTCTTAAAAATAGCTTTTCACCTTGATTTTCTCCATTAGTTGTTAcctattttttataataaatgttTTAGTCTTTCCAATTACACATCAtaaatatcttttctttttttccttcatgctATTCTCCACCTTCTCTTTCTTTATTCAgtttatttttatccattcttacTTTCCTAGCTACTATGTATGCATTTAAATATGATCAATAGAATCGATATATAAGACCCTAGGTATCTAAGTAGGGAACTAATTATCAAAGGAACAAGGAAATCAAATGAAATGCTAAGAGATGAAAATCATCTACTATACATACATGTTTAATTACAGAATAGATAATTAGAAATATTTGTCTTCGTTAAATTGCCTGATAAGAAGACAAATAAATCATTCATGATGCCTACAGGAACACAGCAAactctttgtctccaactttgcTTACCCTGTTGATTTAAGttcaaaaaattcaaagaaaataagACTCAGTAGTTTGCCATTCTTAATAAACAGTGACAGGAACAAACAAGTAATGTATTGATGTACAGTGCAGTAAGTTTTTCATAGGGAGAAGTATGAGCTCCTATGCAATCACATAAGAACACATTGAAAAAGAAACAAGTAATCTTGGGAAGCACATGACTTTTAATTTAAGATAGAAAATATAAAGGTTAATATAAATTTGAATGAATATAAGGGAAACGAGCCATCTGTCTGTACTTCGTAATTTTTCTCTGctctaaaacaaagaaaatgtaattATATGCACTAGAAATATGACCAAATGATATCTGCCTATTTCATAGTTCATATAATATTTAACATTAATTACAAAGTTTACATGGATTTTTAAAGATCCTGTAGAAGGCATTTTTTATCTCTTCCTTAAGCTGTATATGAAGGGGTTAAGCATAGGGAAGACTAAAGTGTAAAACACAGAAGTAATTTTGTCAGTGCTAAAAGGATTCAGGCTGCACATACATAAATAGTAGAGACCCATAGAACACAACCACCACTGTCAGATGAGAACCACACGTGGAGAAAGCTTTTTTTCTGCCCTCAGCAGAATGCATTCGAAATATGGTTATCAGAATCAACATATAGGACACCAGGACTACCAGGAGGGAAGACATCAAATTAAATGATGCAAACACTATGATCATCAATTCTATTTGCCATGCATTTGAGCAGAGCAAAGGTATTAAGGGTACATAATCACAGAAGAAATCACTGACAACACTAGAACCACAGAAAGTTGACGTAAAAGTCTTACTGGTGAGCAACAGAGACTGAAATGCGCAGAAGAGGTATGGAATGGCTATGAGCACATGGCAAAGTTTCTGGGACATGATAACAttgtagagcagagggttacagatggccacatagcggtcatagccCATGGCCGCCAGGATGTAGAGTTCAGTGATAATGAATAAAATGTAGAAAGCCATCTGTATGGCACATTCATAATAGGAAACGGTATTTTGATCCCAAACAAAATTTACTAGCATTTTGGGGTAAATAACAGTAGAATTACCAAGATCAATGAAAGCCAGGTGTCtgataaaaaaatacataggtgTGTGTAGGTGGGAGTCCACCTTGGTCAAGATGATCATGCCTAGGTTGCCCACAACTGTGATCATGTAGATGATGAGGAAGACACCAAAAAGGGGGAGATGTAGTTCATGCCTCTTTGTTACTCCCATGAGAATGAATTCAGTCTGCACCGTTAGATTCTGTTGGCCCATTTAGTTCAGTTCTCTCTcctgaaaagaaacaaaggggTTGGTATTAGGTTTCATGTAGTATTATCTAAACAAATGATAATATTTGTAGAAACAGTGAAGACTTATTATTCGTATCAGAAGATGGTAAGTCCCATATTTGATTTTAAGCTAAAATAAACTATAGAAGATATCACTTCCAATATTGGAGGATCCATATGAAATCCATTATACAATGGTATAATGTAAGTTCAGCAATGTTTggagcatatatatttataataaaactATATAGTTGTTAATATAGAGACACCAGactttatttaatctttacaatgaCATCACTGGCTTCCTTAGTACAtttccaattttatttaaaaaatcttgtggaaaattaatgtttttaaagAGACAGGCAGAGCTAATGTGAAGTCAGTGAAGAATAAGTTTCAGGGTTTCTCATTTGCACTGGCTTTGTCAAAGGTCCTGAGGGGGGCCTGAGCAATCCAGTGACATAGTGATATATCTTTGTAAACATtgggaaattaagatattttaacCATGGTCAATTAAGTCCACTCAATATCTTTCCATTCTGTCTTCAGTTCTAC from the Loxodonta africana isolate mLoxAfr1 chromosome 7, mLoxAfr1.hap2, whole genome shotgun sequence genome contains:
- the LOC135232066 gene encoding olfactory receptor 8K5-like; this encodes MGQQNLTVQTEFILMGVTKRHELHLPLFGVFLIIYMITVVGNLGMIILTKVDSHLHTPMYFFIRHLAFIDLGNSTVIYPKMLVNFVWDQNTVSYYECAIQMAFYILFIITELYILAAMGYDRYVAICNPLLYNVIMSQKLCHVLIAIPYLFCAFQSLLLTSKTFTSTFCGSSVVSDFFCDYVPLIPLLCSNAWQIELMIIVFASFNLMSSLLVVLVSYMLILITIFRMHSAEGRKKAFSTCGSHLTVVVVFYGSLLFMYVQPESF